The window CAGAACTTCCATAACATAGGAAAAGTTTCTTTTTAGATACTTCATTTGAAAAGTTACGGTATAAGCTTTCGTAATAATTATCATCTTTAATCCACCATAAAGATGGAGAAATGCTGATATAATTATCAAAAGTAGGTTGAGCTGATGAAAGGTTATGAATACCAAAGAGTCCGCCCAGGGAATGCCCTAAAATGCTTCGGTCTTTGATGTCTGTGTTATAAGTACCATCAATGAAAGGAAAAAGTATATTAGTCAAAAAGCTTGTAAAAAGTTCAGAGCTTCCAGAATTACCTCTTGTGATTTCAAAAAATTTTGGTTGACTAAAAATTACCATGGGAAAACCTAATTTTTCCATTTCGAATGGAGTAGGCGTATAATCCCTAGTGCGCTGTTTGTTAAATTCATATTCATTCCCAGTGGTGGAAATTCCTACCAAAATAGCGGCCCGCACTTTTCTTGAACCTTGTAGTAAAGTGAATGCGCCTACCACGCTATCTTCCAGCCACCAAGCATCTAAATAATAGAGAACGGGATAATCGATTGAATCTTGATAAGTTATAGGTAGTTGAACTTTAATTAAGTAATTCTTCCCTTGCTCTGAGCTTAACAGATGTTCTTGTGATAAATCAGGACTCTTGACCTGTTGTCCAACAACAGTCGCCATGAATGAAAAAACTGTAAAAAGTGCGGTACCAATATACCTTTCCAACTGAAAATATTTTGAATGGTTATTTAAAAAAAAGTGTGTACTCAAAAATAAACAGACTTTGTTTCATTAAAAAGTTGCTAGTTAGCTAAAGGTTCATTTTTAAAATGAGGTTCTAGCAATTTAATTAAAGTGAATTAAATGCACTCCTAGCGTAATAACCAAAAACACCATCAATCAGTTTAACAATTCAACCGCATACTTTGCTTAAGGCTTTCAAAACCTAGAAGTTTAGATGAATGGGACATTACTTTTGAGATTTATAATTCACTAAATACTGCGATGAAACATTGCCCGATCCTTATAGATCGGGCAATTGTAAAACTTTAATCTTTCACGATTTAGTCGTCCTTAACGTCATACCGATCTGCCATCATGACCTTATCCCATGCCTTGACAAAGTCATGTACAAATCTTTCCTGACCATCATCAGCGGCATAGACCTCAGCAATATTCCGTAATTGTGAATTTGAACCAAAAATAAGGTCGCAACGGGTAGCGGTATATTTTGCTTCTCCATTTTCTCTATTTTTTATATCAAACAATAGTTTACTAGAACTTTTCGGTACCCATTCATAATCCATACTTGTGAGCACTTGAAAGAAGTCATTGGTCAATTGGCCTGGACGTTCAGTAAATACTCCATGTTTAGAGTGATCAAAATTTTGATCTAAAACTCTCAGTCCGCCAGTAAGCACTGTCCATTCAGGAGCGCTCAAATTCAGTAATTGAGCCTTGTCAAGGAATATTCTTTCTGTAGACACTCGGTAACCTACTTTGTCATTGTGATAATTCCTAAATCCATCGGACACCGGTTTTAACCAGTCAAAGCTTTCCACATCTGTCAATTCTTGAGTGGTGTCCATACGTCCTGGGGTAAATGGTACTTGCACGTGCGTACCTGCATCATTCGCCGCTTTTTCAATGGCAGTACAACCTCCTAAAACTATTAGATCAGCTAGGGAAATTTGCTTATCTCCAGACTGATTACTATTGAATTTACTTTGAATTTCTTTTAATGTGTCTAGTACCTGATTCAACTCCGTTGGGCGGTTCATTTCCCAATTATTTTGTGGTTCTAATGCTATTCTTGCTCCGTTAGCTCCACCACGTTTATCTGAATGGCGGTAGACGGCAGCTGATGACCATGCGGCAGAAACCAAGGCAGAAACGCTCAAATCACTAGCAAGAATTTGATTTTTCAAATCTGCAATGTCTAAATCGGTTACTAGCTCATGATTGCAGGCAGGTACTGGATCTTGCCATAGTAAATCTTCTTGTGGTACTTCAGGACCTAAATAGCGGTCTTTAGGTCCCATGTCGCGATGTGTCAATTTAAACCACGCTTTCGCGAAAGCGTTTGTAAAATAATCAAAATCACTCATGAATTTTTCACACACTTTACGATAAGCAGGATCTACTTTTAAAGCAATATCTGAAGTCATCATCATTAAATCATCCATCTTACCATCAATGTGAGCATCAGGTGTTTTAGGAGCATCTGGATTGATGGGAGTCCATTGACCCGCACCTGCAGGGCTTTTCTTTTGTTCCCAATCAAACTTAAAAAGGTTGATGAGGTAGTCATTGTCCCAATTAGTTGGGTTTGGAGTCCAAGAACCTTCAATACCATTGGTACTGGTGTATTCTGCATTCCCTGTTCCTACTGGATTGTGCCATCCAAAGCCTTGAGCTTCTATAGAAGCAGCTTCAGGTGCAGCACCAATTTTATCAGCAGGTACAGCACCATGGCTTTTTCCAAAGGCATGTCCTCCAGCTATGAGTGCTACTGTTTCTTCATC of the Nonlabens marinus S1-08 genome contains:
- a CDS encoding alpha/beta hydrolase, with the protein product MERYIGTALFTVFSFMATVVGQQVKSPDLSQEHLLSSEQGKNYLIKVQLPITYQDSIDYPVLYYLDAWWLEDSVVGAFTLLQGSRKVRAAILVGISTTGNEYEFNKQRTRDYTPTPFEMEKLGFPMVIFSQPKFFEITRGNSGSSELFTSFLTNILFPFIDGTYNTDIKDRSILGHSLGGLFGIHNLSSAQPTFDNYISISPSLWWIKDDNYYESLYRNFSNEVSKKKLFLCYGSSEGLLITTWTDKLNEYLLTKGLPVDHFKFVKYPDEDHTSVLPESIYEGLEFLYGYSK
- the katG gene encoding catalase/peroxidase HPI; protein product: MKNIENPEGLEKCPFRGTRIGGAIGTAPRTDDWWPNRLQVELLHQEQPVSNPLSDEDYKTAFNNIDFKQLKQDIKEVLIDSKDWWPADYKNYGPQMIRMAWHSAGTYRIADGRGGAAQGMQRFAPINSWWDNGNIDKSRRLIWPIKKKYGAALSWADLIVLTGNCSLEIMNFPTFGFAGGRRDAWEPDRSTYWGPEFWNGKPYDESPTGGNHLGHPEEMVNENLRWVGGPKEDYHDLENPLAATHSNLIYVNPEGPGGNMDPVDSARNIRESFKRMAMDDEETVALIAGGHAFGKSHGAVPADKIGAAPEAASIEAQGFGWHNPVGTGNAEYTSTNGIEGSWTPNPTNWDNDYLINLFKFDWEQKKSPAGAGQWTPINPDAPKTPDAHIDGKMDDLMMMTSDIALKVDPAYRKVCEKFMSDFDYFTNAFAKAWFKLTHRDMGPKDRYLGPEVPQEDLLWQDPVPACNHELVTDLDIADLKNQILASDLSVSALVSAAWSSAAVYRHSDKRGGANGARIALEPQNNWEMNRPTELNQVLDTLKEIQSKFNSNQSGDKQISLADLIVLGGCTAIEKAANDAGTHVQVPFTPGRMDTTQELTDVESFDWLKPVSDGFRNYHNDKVGYRVSTERIFLDKAQLLNLSAPEWTVLTGGLRVLDQNFDHSKHGVFTERPGQLTNDFFQVLTSMDYEWVPKSSSKLLFDIKNRENGEAKYTATRCDLIFGSNSQLRNIAEVYAADDGQERFVHDFVKAWDKVMMADRYDVKDD